A section of the Oryza sativa Japonica Group chromosome 1, ASM3414082v1 genome encodes:
- the LOC4325164 gene encoding transcription factor TIP2 has translation MYHPQCELLMPLESLEMDVGQSHLAAAVAAAMPGELNFHLLHSLDAAAAAASSTAASASSQPTVDYFFGGADQQPPPPAAMQYDQLAAPHHHQTVAMLRDYYGGHYPPAAAAAAATEAYFRGGPRTAGSSSLVFGPADDESAFMVGPFESSPTPRSGGGRKRSRATAGFHGGGPANGVEKKEKQRRLRLTEKYNALMLLIPNRTKEDRATVISDAIEYIQELGRTVEELTLLVEKKRRRREMQGDVVDAATSSVVAGMDQAAESSEGEVMAAAAMGAVAPPPRQAPIRSTYIQRRSKETFVDVRIVEDDVNIKLTKRRRDGCLAAASRALDDLRLDLVHLSGGKIGDCHIYMFNTKIHSGSPVFASAVASRLIEVVDEY, from the exons ATGTATCACCCGCAGTGCGAGCTCCTGATGCCGCTTGAGAGCCTGGAGATGGACGTCGGCCAGtcgcacctcgccgccgccgtcgcagcagCCATGCCGGGGGAGCTCaacttccacctcctccactcgctcgacgccgccgcggcggctgcctcctccaccgccgcctcggcctcctcccagCCCACCGTCGACTACTTCTTCGGCGGCGCCgaccagcagccgccgccgccggcggcgatgcaGTACGACCAGCTGGCGGCgccgcaccaccaccagacGGTGGCCATGCTGCGCGACTACTACGGCGGCCACtacccgccggcggcggcggcggcggcggccaccgagGCGTACTTCCGCGGCGGGCCAAGgacggccgggtcgtcgtcgctCGTGTTCGGCCCGGCCGACGACGAGTCGGCCTTCATGGTCGGACCCTTCGAGAGCTCCCCGACGCCGCggtccggcggcggcaggaagcgtagccgcgccaccgccggcttccACGGCGGCGGGCCGGCCAACGGCGTcgagaagaaggagaagcagCGCCGCCTGCGGCTCACCGAGAAGTACAACGCCCTCATGCTCCTCATCCCCAACCGCACCAAG GAGGATAGAGCGACGGTGATCTCAGACGCGATCGAGTACATCCAGGAGCTAGGGAGGACGGTGGAGGAGCTGACGCTGCTGGTggagaagaagcggcggcggagggagatgCAGGGGGACGTGGTGGACGCGGCGACGTCGTCGGTGGTGGCGGGGATGGATCAGGCGGCGGAGAGCTCGGAGGGcgaggtgatggcggcggcggcgatgggcgcggtggcaccgccgccgcggcaggcGCCGATCCGGAGCACGTACATCCAGCGGCGGAGCAAGGAGACGTTCGTGGACGTGCGGATCGTGGAGGACGACGTGAACATCAAGCTCAccaagcgccgccgcgacggctgtctcgccgccgcgtcgcgcgcgctggacgacctccgcctcgacctcgtccacctctccggcGGCAAGATCGGCGACTGCCACATCTACATGTTCAACACCAAG